A window of Aurantibacillus circumpalustris genomic DNA:
CTTTAACAGCAAGGCATTACGTTTCGGGTAATTCAACACCTATTAACGATGCCGATCTTGTAAACGTTCAGTCTGTAAAATATTCAACCAATTTTGTTTATGCCACAACAACTGGTTTGCCAAGCTATGTCACAGGACCATTTTTAGATGGGAATCCTTCACTGGCGACCAATCAAAACTCTATTTTTAAGTTTCCATTAAATCCTGTTCAAAACACGGGAACCCCTGTTAGCACAACCGGTGGAAACATAGGTGTTTTTATAAATGGCGTGGCTTTGTTTGATTATAGAGATGGTGTTGCTTGGAACGCTACAACAAATACACTTTGCGGTGGACCAGGTAATCCGCCGTGTCCAGGTGGACCCACCGCTACTTTTCCTTGGAACCGCGATGCCATTCCAGCAGAAAAAGGTGGATTTGATTGCTCTAAAGCACATCCAGCAATGGGTAACTATCATCACCACCAAAACCCAAGTGCTTTTAATTTAGATTTGAATGTCATTTCAACCGTTTGTAATTTATACAACGCAGATGGTTTGTATGCGATCGATAACACCAAACACTCTCCTCTTATTGGTTTTGCTTACGATGGGTTTCCAATATACGGCGCATATGGATACAAAAACGCTGATGGTACTGGTGGAATTACAAGAATTAAATCAAGTTATGCCTTAAGAAATATAACAACAAGAACTACCGCGCCAGGTGGCGCTGCTGTTAGTTCTGGACCAGTTGTTAGCACAACTTACCCTTTGGGTTATTTTAGAGAAGATTATGAATACATTGCAACTTCTGCTACGACTCCTGATTATCTAGATGAACACAATGGTAGATTTTGTATAACACCAGAATATCCAAACGGTACTTATTGCTATTTCGCTACTGTGGATCAAAATTGGAATTCTGCCTATCCTTACGTTGTTGGGCCGACTTTTTACGGAACGATAACAGCTTCCAAGGTGACTTCAATTACAGAACCTGTTACAACCTACACCGCTGGCGCTACTCCTACAGGCATAGCTGCGAAAAACATAGAATCAAGTACAATCAATGTGTTTCCAAATCCCGCAAGTGATCTTGTTGCTATACAATTAATCAGTCTTACAAATGAGAATATCAAAATTGAATTATTTGATATCACCGGAAAACTGATTGATAAAACAACATTATATCAAGGAAGCACCATCGCCTATTTTCACACAGAGACCTTGTATAACGGACAATATTTAATGAAGATATATTCTGGAGATACATACATTACTAAGAAATTCATTGTGAATAAAAATTAAGTAAAACCTTTTCTATTTAATTAGCCGCAAAGAATATTAAATTCTTTGCGGTTTTTTACTGAAGGATGCATAGCCAAAATTAATGGGAATAGCCTTTAGTGGATCAATTCGAAAATCTTTGGGAGTGGATTTTTGACTATTAAAAGATCTCTATTTAAAATAAGAATTCATTGCGGTCCTGTTCTCCGGCCTCATGAAATTTTTTGTTATAAATCTTATTGTCTTCAAAGGCCAGGCTGAAAATTTTTGAAGGCTTGGGCTGTTAGTTTTTTGAACGTAAAATTTTCTGACAGTTTGTGCGCGGGCGCTACGCCTGCCTGCCGTCGCGCGGCCT
This region includes:
- a CDS encoding YHYH protein, with product MKNITLSITASLLSIFGVAQTSPAITSWLQNTTLTARHYVSGNSTPINDADLVNVQSVKYSTNFVYATTTGLPSYVTGPFLDGNPSLATNQNSIFKFPLNPVQNTGTPVSTTGGNIGVFINGVALFDYRDGVAWNATTNTLCGGPGNPPCPGGPTATFPWNRDAIPAEKGGFDCSKAHPAMGNYHHHQNPSAFNLDLNVISTVCNLYNADGLYAIDNTKHSPLIGFAYDGFPIYGAYGYKNADGTGGITRIKSSYALRNITTRTTAPGGAAVSSGPVVSTTYPLGYFREDYEYIATSATTPDYLDEHNGRFCITPEYPNGTYCYFATVDQNWNSAYPYVVGPTFYGTITASKVTSITEPVTTYTAGATPTGIAAKNIESSTINVFPNPASDLVAIQLISLTNENIKIELFDITGKLIDKTTLYQGSTIAYFHTETLYNGQYLMKIYSGDTYITKKFIVNKN